The genomic DNA CTCGAGGAATAACTGCAATTTCACCTGCACGAATGGTCAGTTTACCGCACTCGGTTCTCAGCAATAGCTCACCGTGTTGCGGCACAAACAACATTTCACCATCTGCATTATAAAAGTAACGGTTTTGCATTGATTTATTGGCTACATAAATATGAATACCAATACCTGTTTGTGCATTTGCACTGCCGTTGGCAGCCATGGTGACTAAACCATCAATAAAATCAGTTGGCTTTTCAGGTATTTCAATTGGATCCCAACGTAGCATGGTGGGTGGCGTTGGTACTTCTGTGATAGGTGCAGTGCGAATAAGGCCATTATCAATTGGTGTATAATCACCTTGTACAACTGATGGGCGAATGCGGTAAAACCATGTTCGTCGGTTATCAGCACGGGGCGCTGTAAATGCCGTTGTGCTGAACTGCTCAGCATATAAATCGTATTTTACTTTTTGTGGGCTGAATTGACCGATAGGTAATGCATCGGGTAATGCTTCGGTTTCAAATTCATTACCAAAGCCTGTCATATATTGTAATTCGTTATTCATCACTAGACTCCTGAAAGGTTTTAGGTAAGATACTCTCATGTGAGAGTAAATTCAAACCACGCTGAATTTCATTATGTAAACATTCTTTGACAGTAGTGAAGCCATGACAACAGATAAACAGCCAACACTCGATTTACAAAAATTCTTACCTTACTCACTGACTAATATAGCTGTGCAAATGAGTGATCAGTTTAGTGAACTATATCAACAACAATTTGATTTAACGGTGCCGCAATGGCGCGTTATTGCCAATCTCGCTCAATATGGTCAGTGTAGTTCAAAAGCTTTGTGTGATATGGCACAAATGGATAAATCGACTGTATCCCGTGCAGTAAAGTCACTATTAGCAAGAGAGCTCTTAACGGCGAAACCAGACCCGATAGATAAACGTGCAAACTTGCTTATGTTGTCTAAAAAAGGGGTCTGTTTACATGAACAAATTGTACCCAAAGCAATTGCATGGCAAGCACATTTAGTTAGTGGCTTAGATAATCATGAATTAACACAATTTTTTAACATTCTTACTAAGCTTTCCAATCACTTAAATAAAAATGTGTAAATCTGTAATCAGTGCTTTATAGCAATTGATTTAGGCAATCTATACGTATATGATAATGGCTATCATTTACAATTAGAAACTTGGATGTCTCCCTATGAAATTAGCGTTAAACACCGTGAAAACGCTAGGCCTTAGCCTAGTATTAGCATCTACTTTTATTGCCCAACCTGTATTGGCAAATGGCCCAATTGGTGAGCACGTTAATCATCTAAAAGAAAATTTAAAAGATTATTCTGAGGACGTAGAGTGGATGATCGGCAAAGTAGACACTTTGGTAACCGATTACGAAACAAAAGGTGCAAAAGCGGTAAAAAGCGATGACCTACTCGAATATTGGGAATCGGTGAAGTTTCACAGTGCGATAGAAACAAACTACGTACCGGTTTATGCATCAATTTGGCAGAGTATCTATGGCATTAAAATGGCCATTGATGATAAAAAGCCAGCAAGCGAAGTACGCACGCACCAAAAGGCCTTGAATGCTGCCTTGTGGCAAGGTTTAGGAGCTGTTAAACTGGCTGCCGACTTTCAGCAAAAAGGTTTATTAAAAGCTGTAAAAGCAACGGCTTCTGAAACAATGACGCAAAGTGCAACAATTGATGAAATTAAACACAAGTTAGATCGTGTTGTTGCAAAATATGCAGAGCGTTTAAGCGAAGAAGCAACACAGATTGTACACGATACTTACCTTCACTTATTCGAAGGTGTTGAAGGTACACTGATTGAAAAAGATGCGAAGTTAGTAGAAGTTCTCGAAAAAGATTTTAACGTAACCCTGCCAAAAGCTATTTCAGATAAAGGGTCTGTTGACCAAGTACGTGCAGTGGTTGTTGATATGCAAGAAAAACTAGATCGCGCTAAGGTGTTACTAGAAGAAGCCGAAAAAGCACGTAAGGATGTATTTTAGTGAAGCGTAGGACCTTTATTCAAGGCCTGGCTGCGTTTGGGGTAGTGGGCGCAATGCCGCTACCTCTATCACAAGCCTTTGCAGCGACTGCTGCAAGCCCAATTTCAGTGAAAGACTTACCAGCCCTTGAGGGTGATTTAACATTATATTTAGGCCGCGGCGAAGGCGGTTTGTATGAAAATGTACTGCAATCAATCCAAAAGAAAAACCCAAAACTTAATTTATCGATTCGACGTGGGCCTACTGCAGCATTAGCTAATATGATTGTTGCGGAAGCAAAAGCGGGTGTAAAACGTGCTGATTTATTTTGGGCCGTTGATTCTGGTGCAATTGGCTTAGTTACAGACGCAGGCCTGGCTAAACCTTTACCAAGTGATTTAGAAACACAGTTACAACCACAGTTTCGCTACCCTGGTTGGGCTCCAGTGACAGGTCGCATTCGTACATTACCTTATAACACTAAGCGCCTTAGCAAAGATCAGATCCCAGATAGTATTATGGCGATTGCAGATAGCGATTTATCAATCGGCTGGGCACCGGCTTATGCGTCATTTCAATCGTTTGTAACAGCAATGCGTATTCTTGAAGGTGAAGATAAAACAGCTAAATGGCTTAAGAAAGTTCAAAAGCGCTCAAAAACCTATGCGGGTGAGCTTGGTGTAGTGATGGCGGTTGAACGTGGTGAAGTTGATATTGGTTTTGCAAATCATTATTACACATTACGTCTTAAGTCAGGTAAACCAGATGCTAACCTAGACCTTGCGTTCACGAATCAAGATGCCGGTTGTTTAGTAAATGCGTCAGGTGTGTTATCGCTGACCGACAATCCTAATGCAATGAATTTCATGCGTTACTTGTTAAGTGAAGAAGTACAAAGTTACTTAGCGCGCGAAGCCTATGAAATTCCACTGATCCAAGGTATTGAACAACCAGCTGGTTTACCAGCATTAATGGATGTTTCACCGCCGAAAATCGATTTAACTCAATTGGCAGATTTAAGGCCAACACTCGACCTTATGCGCAGTAGCGGTGTTTTATAATGCGCATACCTGCTTCTTATCCCATGGCGCTGCTTGCAGCGCTTTTGGCGTTAGTGCCAGTTTATATTCTGATCACACTAGCCAGTGATGCGACGGCTGTTTTTGATAGTCATAATTTAAAAATTCTTGGTAACACCTTATCGCTTATGGTGTTAACTGTATTAGGCTCTATTTTAATTGGCGTGCCTCTGGCGTTTATTAGTGCCTATGTACAACTTCCTTTTAAAAAGCTTTGGTTAGTGTTATTTGCAGCTCCACTTGCAATTCCAAGCTATATTGGTGCGTTTACACTCTATGCGGCATTTGGCCCAGGTGGTGAAATTAACCAGCTGTTAGGGTTTGAAACCCCAGCTATGTATGGCTTACCTGGTGCTGCCATTGTAATGACCCTGTATACTTTTCCGTTTGTTATGCTAACAACACGTTCTTCTTTACTTAGCCTCGATGCGAGTATGGTAAATGCTGCTCGTACTTTAGGTATGTCGATGAGCATGAGTGTGTTTAAAGTTATTCTTCCGCGTGTAGTTAATGGGATTGCCGCTGGCTCATTACTGGTCGCCCTATACACACTATCAGATTTTGGCACGCCGGCGATGATGCGTTTGGATACCTTCACCCGTGTTATCTATGTCGAATACAATGCATTTGGTTTAAGTCGTGCTGCGATGTTATCGCTGCAGTTAATGGTGATAGTTGGCTTTTTATTGTTCATCGAATCGCAAATTAAAACCACGTCAGAGCGTCATGGTCGAGCTTTGATGTTATTTCCAACAAATGCGCAAAAACTGGCAATGCTAGTAACATTTTTGCCAGTATTGTTATTGGCAATATGTTTACCACTGGCAATTTTTACCCTATGGCTTGCCCGTGACGGAATTGCTGATTTTGATTTCAGCATTGCTTGGAATTCGGCTTATGCTTCTGGGATTGCTGCTATTGCAGCTGTGGTTGTTGCTGTGCCAGTTGCTCATGCCGCACTAAGCGGTAAAGTAGGGCGCTTTATGGAACGAGTAACCTATTTTGGTTTTGGTATTCCAGGTATCGTAATGGGAACTGCCCTAGTTTATGGTGGCTTACAATTACCGCTTTTATATCAAACATTGGCATTATTGGTCATCGCTTATGTACTGCGGTTTTTACCGCTTGCTGTTGGTTCTGTGCGTACTAGTACTGAACACTTAGATTCAAGCTTAATCAAATCAGCGCGCGTACTAGGTGCAAGTCCACGTGAAGCATTTATGCGTATCACCTTGCCTTTAACACTGCGCGGTATTATTGCCGGTGCGGCTTTGGTATTTTTAGAATCAATGCGTGAGCTTGAAGCGACACTTTTATTAGGCCCGACAGGGTTTGAAACCCTTTCAACGTATTTATGGCGTGTTTATGAAGCCGGCTATTTTGGCCGTGCTGCAATACCAGGCTTATTGTTGGTAGTGATATCAGCTTGTGGCTTGGCTATAATGCTCTCTGGTGAAAAGCGCAGTCAATTAGAACATTAAGGATCAGTATAAATGCTATCAGTTAGTAAGCTGTCTATCGATTATGGTAGCAATCGTGTGGTGAGTGATCTTAATTTATCACTTGGAGAGAGTGAGATCCTTATGCTAGTTGGTCCAACTGGCTGTGGTAAAAGTACAATTTTGCAAGCTCTGGCAGGGCTTATTCCTATCAGCGAAGGTGAAATTAATTTAGGCACATGGCGTGCTACTCCAAAGCTCAAAGTGCCGCCTGAGAAACGCAAAGTAGGTATGGTTTTTCAAGACTTTGCGTTGTTCCCGCATTTAACGGTGCAACAGAATATATGCTTTAGGTTGACCGATACATCCAAAGCAGATCATTGGATAAAGTTACTGGGTCTTGAGGCGTTTCGTAATAAAAAGCCTGCAACACTATCAGGTGGCCAAAAGCAACGTGTCGCGCTTGCGCGTACATTGGCTCATGAACCTGATTTTGTACTGCTTGATGAGCCCTTATCTAATCTTGATGCAGCGCTTAAAGATACTTTACGATGGGATATTCGTAATGCATTAAAAGATGCTGGCGTCCCTGCTATTTGGGTCACTCATGACCAAGAAGAAGCCCTATCCATTGGTGACCGTGTTGGTGTACTAAAAGAGGGGGTAATTCAGCAAATCGATACCCCTGAGCGTTGTTTTAGCTTACCAACAAACCGTTTTGTGGCTCGTTTTTTAGGTGAAGCGAGTTTCATAGCAGGTCAATGTGAAGGTGATATAGCTACAACAGACTTAGGTAATGCCCCTGCAATTAAAGTTGACCACAATGCCGCAGCGGTTGATGTGCTATTGCGACCTGATGATGTTCATTTAATTCAAAATGCACAATCGTCAAATGGTGTGGTTACATGGGTGCGCTACGAAGGTGGTAGCCGTTTATGTGCTGTAGAACTTGCCTGCAAAACAACAGTTACAAGCCGTGTAAGCCATGAAGTCGTTGTGCGGCCGAATGACCACGTACATGTATCAATTAACACAACCCATCCGCTGGCCGTATATTCGCGCTAACTAATAAAAAGCCCGCCTAATTAGGCGGGCTTATAATTTGCTTTTAACTATTAGAAGCTATAACGAACCCCGATACGCATCTCCCATAAAGAAGGTTCAGTTTGTACACTCGTACCAGCAGGGTTGTTGAAAGAGCTATAAACGTACTGACCATCAACAATGTCAGCTGTTACAGCACTTTGTAACGAACTACCTGATTTTAAAACACCCCAATCATCATTTAACAGATTACCGATGTTTTTAATTACGAAATAAGCAGAGCCTTTTTGATCAGGCGTGAAGCCCATGAACTCTTGCTCAACTTTTAGATCGAATGTAACCCACCAGTCGCCATCAATATTATTACGTTTTTGGATCTCACCTCGTTTTAAGCCTTCACTTTCAATCCAGTTATTAAAGGCGGTTTGATCGAAGTCAGGTCCATAAACAACTGCTGCATCATCAACTTCTGGTACATATAAAAGTTGGCGACTCGCATCATTAAAGCCTAAACCACCTGAATCTCTATCAAAGGTATACGAGTATGGGTTAGTCTGTTGTGCTTGACCAAATAGGTTGAACTTAGTTTCGTAGCCATCAAAAATTTCATGGCTATAACCTAAAGATAATGTAAAGCGATGAGGTATCTCATAATTAGAAGTTGTCACCCCAGGATTCTCTGAATCAGATACCGCAATAAAGTGGTAATTAGAGAATGCTACAGAGCTTGTCATTGGGCTCACATCTTTAGCCACGGTATAAGCATAAGAAAGCGCTAAATCTATGCCATTATCAAATGCTTTATTCATCGATAAAGAAAGTACATGTGAATAAGCATCGCTGCCTTCTACGTTTGTCAGCATAAAGTCAGATACACGTGGGTGTAAAACATCGTTGTAAACAGGGCGGCCATCTGGCGCTGTGTCTGTTTGTACGTTGGCGATGTTGCGAATGATTGCTGAGTCTTGTTTATCTGTATAGAGATAATCAACATTGAACACATAATCATTGCTGGTGATGTAAGTACCACCTAAAGAGAACTTCCATTCTGAAGGAATTTCAAAGTCAGGGTCTGTCACATTTGCGCTTGCATCTGCACCACCTTGTCCAACCTCGTCATAGAGTGATTGAGGAATGTCATAACCTGGCATACCGCCACCATTAAATGCAATGGCATCATCACCAAGAATTTGTAAACCTCTTTGGTCAATCTGAATATTTCGTACACCGTCATTAGAGTAGCTGTTCGAAACCCAAACATTTGGATTACCACCCGAATATAGACCAAAACCACCACGCAACTCTAATTGATCGTTATAAATCCAGTTGATGCCTAAACGCGGTTGAAGAAGGTCAATACCATCGAGGTTTTGGCTATTTGAAAAGCCATATCTGTCTTCAAAGTTTTGGTTATGGGTTGGTTTATCGCTGCTTGTATACCAATCATAACGTAGACCCGCTGTAATCGTGATATCGTAGTCAATTAGCTCAAATTTATCTTGAAAGTAAACGGTGTTTAAAGCGTAAGCAAATTCGCCTGCTGCATCGTCTGGATTTTGTGATGATGCGTTGCCATAGTAAACACGCGCAATACCATTTTCAAAATCTTCTATTGAACTAAAGCGATATTCGCCTTCTGTGTGCTGAACAAATAAGTTGTATACATCCAGTTCTTCACGCTCATATCCAAATGATAATTCATGATCTTCTAAATAATATGTGCCACCTAATTTAAGTGATAGGTTGTCATAATTTAGGATATTTGATTGGCGAGAATCATCAGGGCCGATATAAACATCAATATCACCTGTGTCGATACGGAATTCACCAAAACCAGATGCAGCATCTAATGATTGTTGGCGGTTATCGAGTTTTGAATAACCCACTCTTACTTCTGTTGAAAAGTTATCTGTCCAATCAGAGTAAACAGAGGCAACATAAGATTCTAATTTAGCGCCACGCTCATAGAAGTGGTTTGAAAGAGCTATTTCGTTAGAATCTGCATCAGATTGAGCTAGAGAGAAGCCATCATTATAGTTATACACTAGGCTTGCACGGTGGGCATCGTTAATGTTCCAATCAAGCTTTACTAAAATCTTTTCGTCTTCGACAGGTAGGCTTGGAATCATACTACCTGGGTCGTAGTTGTAGTTATCTTTTGAGATTTGTGTAATGCGATCGATCGTTGCTTGATCAATACGGTTGTCAGCAAATGGAATATAATCGAAGATTTGCGCGCCTTCTAGTTTCTCATAAGAGGTAAAAAAGAATAGCTTATCTTCAATTAAAGGTAGACCTAGGTTAAAACCATAACGTTTCTCAGTGTAGTTTCCTGTATCAAGCTTTTTACCTTCGATAGAGTCGCCTGACATTGAGTCATTGGTATAGTCGTAAAATAAACCACCATGAATTTCATTGGTACCTGATTTTGTTACCGCATTAATATTACATGATGTAAAACCACCGTATTGCACGTCGAATGGCGCAAGTTCAACAGCCACTTGGTCTATAGAATCGAATGAAAATGGCATGCGTTCGGTAGGGTAGCCGCTCGAATTTAAACCAAAGTTATCATTCATGCGCACACCATCAACAGTCAAGCTGTTAAAGCGAGGATTACCGCCGCCACAATTAATTGAGTTTGCATTTGTTTCATCAATAAAGATGCGCGGGTCGGCGCGAATAATGTCTTTCAAATCACGGTTTATGGCAGGGCGAGACTCTAGATCTTCAAGTGAGAAATGACTTGCAGGACCTGTGCTGCCAGTTTGTGCGCTTATCGGTGCGCCAGATACCACGATTTGTTCCATTTGCTGTGTTTGTAAACTAACAGTCACAGGGTAATCTTGACCTAAAGTCAAATAAATACCATCAAGTTGTTGATCTTCATATTGATCAGAATCGACGATAATTTTGTAAGGGCCACCGACGCGAAGGCCTTGGCTTGAAAAATTACCTTCATTTGTTACTGTCGTTTTTTTAACTGAGCCTGAAGGGACATGGATTATTGTTATTTGTGTGCCAGCAGCAGGGTTGCCATTCGGGCCTGTAACTTGTCCTTTGATAGAAGACGAGGTTTCATTAGCCATTGCAGCATGGCTGAACGTTAAACAAGTCGCAACAGCGATTGCCAGTGTACTTTTATTAAATGTTGATTTCATGAGGTTTCCCGTTATTAAATTATGATACTTACTGGGTGTAAGTACCTTTCCTTTTTTAAAATCAATGTGTGTCATTTTTATTACAGATATAAAAAAGCCCGTAATTAAACGGGCTTTAAACAGTATAGATTAGAACTTGTAACTAATACCAATTTTAGCTTGCCATGCAGAAGCACTTTGGTCGATTAGTGTGTAATTTCTTACATCGGCACCATTGTACGCTTCATCAATTATATAGCGGCCTTGGTCATCTAAACCACCAAAGTCATAAACTGATTGGTCTTGATAGCTAAGGCGTTTTTCAATGCCCCAGTCGCTATTAAGTAAGTTAGCAAAGTTATCAATCATGAAATACACTTCACCGCTATGACCTTTAGCGAAACCTGGGATTTCTTGCTTAACGCTGATATCCATAGTTGTTACCCAAGGCATAGTACCTGTATTACGGTCTAAGATTTCACCACGCTCAGAAATACCCGCTCTATCAAGTAGTGTTTCAAGCTCACCCCAAGTAAGTTGCGATTCATCCCAGTTTACATTCGGGTCATCCGCACCAGTTGGAATATAAGCTAAGTATGCAGAGCTTGAGTAGAAGTCACGCGAGTCGCCTAGCGCACCGTCTTGGTACGAAGCCATTGTGTGACTGTAAGGGCGACCTGAACGACGCTCAAAGTAAAGGTCAAACTTAGTGTTATAGCCTTTAAAGAATTCAGTGTGGTAGCTGATATTCACTTTGAAGCTATGTTCTACTTCATAGGCACCACGCTGTGCTAAGTCTTGGTTACGGTTTTTAGTAACACTGTGCTGGTAGTTACTTTGCGCTTGTGAAGATGAACCTGAAGACGCTTCAGTGATATCTTGGTGTGCATAGCTTGCTGAGATGTATAAACCGTTATCCCATTCTTTTGCAAGTGCTGTTGAGAAGATAACTGAACGGCCATCATCAGATGAATTTGTTAGCATGATATCGAAGTTATCAGCTAAATCACCTGAGTAGATGCTTTCTTGGATTAAACGCTCGCCATCAGCCGCAACGCCCACAGGTACGATAGCTGTGTTGTGCCAAATTGCTTCGTTTTCTTTCTTGTGGTAAGCGATTTCAGCTTGCCATTTGAAACCATTACCAAGTAATTCAGAGTCAAAGTCATACTCGAAACCAATTTGGCTACGGATGCTTGAAGGTAATTTAAAATCAGGGTCAATGTAGTTTGTGCTACCCGCACCTTTTGTCAGTGAATCTTGAATTGCACCTGGTACAGATGTGATATCTGCAGGGTTATTTGCGTAGTAATCATTAATAACTGATTGTGGTGCATCAACAAGTGTAATACCGTCTTTTTGGTACGAGTTGTTATACCAAACGTTAGGAATACCACCTTGGAAACGACCTACACCACCGCTGATTGTTAGGTTTTCTGTTGCGTAATATTTAAACCCAACACGTGGTAGGATGATATCGACGCCATCAAGATTCTCTTGATTTGAAAAACCGTAAGTCTCTAGGAAGTTTTCATTTAGAGTTGGCTTGTCGTCAGATGCTAAACGCTCATAACGAATACCAGCATTTACTTCTAAATCGTCACCAATATAAAAAGTATCTTCTAGGTAGATTGCTAATTGGCTACGCGTTGCATCATATGCTGTGTCTGCAGCATTGTTTGTATAGGCATTTGCGTAAGAGAAGTCATAAGTACCATTAAAGTTACCCACCTCACGGTTTGCAAAACCTGCAACACTGTCAAACTCCCATGAACCTAATGAATTTGCAGCAAATAGGTTATACAGATTGAGTGATTCATACTGAATACCGAAGTTAAGCTCATGCTCATCCAGAAGGTAAGTACCATCAAATGTTAATGTTAGGTTTTCAGTTGAAGACTCATTCGCGTGACGGTATTGGTTGGTACCAAATTCATACGCTGGACCACGGTAGTATTCTTCAACTTTTACGCTACCAATATTCGAGTTTGTTAAGCTGTTTGAACTGACATCTTTATACGCGATACCAATTTCTGATGAGAAAACATCGCTCCAATCTGAGTAAAGTTTTGTCGAGAAATTGTTGAACTTAGTTGCATAAGTATAACGGCTTGAAGCAAGTAATACCGTGTCACCGCCAGTGCCGAAGTTGCGCTCTTCTTGGTCGTCTTGCCACTGATATGTGAAATCTAGACGATGTGCATCGCTGATGTTCCAGCTTAGTTTAACAAGTAATGATTCATTTGTATCTTCAGGATCGCCACCTAAAGAGTCTTGGAAACCATATACATTGTCTAATACAGATAAAAAGTTATTTAGTTGCTCTTCTGTTACATCGTATTCGTTCGTTGCACCAGAGCCTTCAAAACCATAATCTAAATCTAGTTCGCTCTTCCAGCTGTTGTAGTTTACAAAATAGAAAAGCGTGTCTTTAATTAATGGACCGCCCACGTTAAAACCAAAACGTTCTTCTGTTTGAATTGGTTCTACTTTGTTAATTTCAAATGTTTTATGGCCATCTTCGTCTAAAACAGGGCGACCATCAGCATAAACTTCTGAAATATTGTCTACATCACCTGCCATATCAGGTGTTGAGGTTTCGTAGAAACCTGAGAACTTAAATTCATTTGTACCAGATTTTGTTACGGCATTAATTGTACCACCACCAAAGTTACCTTTTGATGCTGAGAAAGGTGATACATCAACAGAAATTTGCTCAATTGCATCAAGTGCAACAGGTGGTTGAGCAGTAGGGTAGCCGCCATAGTTTAAACCGAAGTCATCGTTTTGGCCGATACCATCAACAGTTAGGCTATTTGTACGCGGGTTATTACCGGCAAATGTAAGCTCACCACTACCATTGATATTTGCAAGAGGGTTTAATCGCGCTACATCTTTAATGTCTTTGTTAAAGCTTGGCATATTGTTGATTGTGTCTTCACCGAAAACACTGCTCGAACCGCCAGACTGTTGAACAATTTTATAGCCAGAAACTTCAATTTTTTCCATTGCTAATGAGTTTAATTGTTCTTGTAAGCGGTAAGTATCACCAAGCTCTAAGTAGATATTCTCTACCATGCTGTCACTGTGTGTATCTGAGTCGATAAATACAGTGTATGGGCCACCAACACGTAGACCATTGGCGATGAAAGTACCGCTTTCATTTGTAGTTAATTCACTGACTGTGCCAGTTGGTTGGTGAATAACCTTTATTTTAACATTTGCAGCTGCTTCACCAGAAGGCGTTGTGATTTTACCTCTCATTGAAGATGAGGTATCTGCAGCCATAGCACTTGTTGAAACACCAAGAGCTAATATAACTGCTCCGGTTAATTTCGAAAGGCGTAACTTATTCATTATGTTATTTCCCGTGTTAGAGGTTTGTTGGTTTATAGTTCACTGTTAGCTGGCATCTTAAGTGCCTTTACTAACGGTTTTGCTGATTTATCAAATAATGAGTTTAATAAACCGGCTAATCTAATCCCGCCTTGTTGTAGACGAGTTTTTACAATTGGTAAATTTTTATAGATATAACTGTAACTTACATTTGTTTCATTTTCTTTATAGAGTGAATTAGCAATGTTGTTTGATTCAATCAACCAATCACTTGGCGAACTTGCAAGGTAATCTGATATTAATGTTTGGTTTGATGTATCAACGAACTTGGCAAACTCTGTGTAAGATAAATTTTCGTTTTCTATTAATTTAGTGTCCCAAAGGCTGTGTAGGTTAGTATCTTGCCCAAAGAATGTGACAGAAATGCGATTGCCACCGCGGTCTTCGCTGCGACCAGCGTGGAAAGGTTGATGGCTATCACCAACAAGGTGTACTAAAAAGCGTAATGCGAATTGCTTTTCAGCTAATGATGCTTTTTCGTTTTTTAATACTGAAATTGAATATTCGATACCTTCTAGGATATCTGCGACTGTTTCTTTGTTGTGATGAGAGTGTGCATCATAGCTTGGTTTTGCATCATCTTTAGAAAAGTTTATGTAGTGCCAGCGTGATGACTTTTTTTGCCAGAATTCTTCTGGTGCAGAGCGCATTTCATCAGCCCATGTGGCTATTTGAGGGAGCGATTCACCATCTAGTAAGGGAACTAAAGCGTCTCGTGTGGTGTCGGTAATATGCATTGCTGCTAATTCACCAACAATTCGATGGCCATTTTGACCCCAAGCATGTGCAGGGGCGGCAGATAAAACAGAAATTACTGGTGTAGTTAACAGCAACATCTTCATTGTTTTTAGTAACATTGGTTGAGCGTCCAAAGTGAATGTTTGCTTAATCAAATTTTCTGGTGCCAATTCTCCTGAATTTTGAGATAAATAGAAAGGACTCAATAAGATTCATAATTTCTTGTTCATAAAGTAATAAAATCATTACCTTACAGTGTTTAAGTAAAATTACTTGTTGTAATAAGTAAGAATAATTGTTCAAATAGAGGCTAGCACGAGCAAGTGGTTAGTAAAATTGAGTTTAAGAACTATATTAATAAAAAAATCATCGATTGTTACATTTTTGTTTCTGTCTATTATTTTGTT from Pseudoalteromonas sp. N1230-9 includes the following:
- a CDS encoding S1/P1 nuclease; its protein translation is MLLKTMKMLLLTTPVISVLSAAPAHAWGQNGHRIVGELAAMHITDTTRDALVPLLDGESLPQIATWADEMRSAPEEFWQKKSSRWHYINFSKDDAKPSYDAHSHHNKETVADILEGIEYSISVLKNEKASLAEKQFALRFLVHLVGDSHQPFHAGRSEDRGGNRISVTFFGQDTNLHSLWDTKLIENENLSYTEFAKFVDTSNQTLISDYLASSPSDWLIESNNIANSLYKENETNVSYSYIYKNLPIVKTRLQQGGIRLAGLLNSLFDKSAKPLVKALKMPANSEL
- a CDS encoding TonB-dependent receptor: MNKLRLSKLTGAVILALGVSTSAMAADTSSSMRGKITTPSGEAAANVKIKVIHQPTGTVSELTTNESGTFIANGLRVGGPYTVFIDSDTHSDSMVENIYLELGDTYRLQEQLNSLAMEKIEVSGYKIVQQSGGSSSVFGEDTINNMPSFNKDIKDVARLNPLANINGSGELTFAGNNPRTNSLTVDGIGQNDDFGLNYGGYPTAQPPVALDAIEQISVDVSPFSASKGNFGGGTINAVTKSGTNEFKFSGFYETSTPDMAGDVDNISEVYADGRPVLDEDGHKTFEINKVEPIQTEERFGFNVGGPLIKDTLFYFVNYNSWKSELDLDYGFEGSGATNEYDVTEEQLNNFLSVLDNVYGFQDSLGGDPEDTNESLLVKLSWNISDAHRLDFTYQWQDDQEERNFGTGGDTVLLASSRYTYATKFNNFSTKLYSDWSDVFSSEIGIAYKDVSSNSLTNSNIGSVKVEEYYRGPAYEFGTNQYRHANESSTENLTLTFDGTYLLDEHELNFGIQYESLNLYNLFAANSLGSWEFDSVAGFANREVGNFNGTYDFSYANAYTNNAADTAYDATRSQLAIYLEDTFYIGDDLEVNAGIRYERLASDDKPTLNENFLETYGFSNQENLDGVDIILPRVGFKYYATENLTISGGVGRFQGGIPNVWYNNSYQKDGITLVDAPQSVINDYYANNPADITSVPGAIQDSLTKGAGSTNYIDPDFKLPSSIRSQIGFEYDFDSELLGNGFKWQAEIAYHKKENEAIWHNTAIVPVGVAADGERLIQESIYSGDLADNFDIMLTNSSDDGRSVIFSTALAKEWDNGLYISASYAHQDITEASSGSSSQAQSNYQHSVTKNRNQDLAQRGAYEVEHSFKVNISYHTEFFKGYNTKFDLYFERRSGRPYSHTMASYQDGALGDSRDFYSSSAYLAYIPTGADDPNVNWDESQLTWGELETLLDRAGISERGEILDRNTGTMPWVTTMDISVKQEIPGFAKGHSGEVYFMIDNFANLLNSDWGIEKRLSYQDQSVYDFGGLDDQGRYIIDEAYNGADVRNYTLIDQSASAWQAKIGISYKF